The following proteins are encoded in a genomic region of Ammospiza caudacuta isolate bAmmCau1 chromosome 3, bAmmCau1.pri, whole genome shotgun sequence:
- the MSGN1 gene encoding mesogenin-1, translating into MDKLHETLINMEDALASEHPACLSAWDWKSSAGPFELHPISPPHSLSPTPSFESCSSSPCPPAAETPYSSGGGGSGLAGYGLVEFPAAYLPSPGQARLPKGTKVRMSAQRRRKASEREKLRMRTLADALHTLRNYLPPIYSQRGQPLTKIQTLKYTIKYIGELTELLNSVKRA; encoded by the coding sequence ATGGACAAGCTGCACGAGACATTGATCAACATGGAAGATGCTCTGGCTTCGGAACACCCCGCCTGCTTGTCGGCCTGGGACTGGAAAAGCTCCGCTGGGCCTTTCGAGCTGCACCCCATCTCGCCCCCGCACAGCCTGTCCCCGACGCCCTCCTTCGAATCCTGCTCCTCGTCCCCGTGCCCGCCGGCGGCCGAGACGCCCTacagcagcggcggcggcggcagcggcctGGCGGGCTACGGCCTGGTGGAGTTCCCCGCCGCCTACCTGCCCAGCCCCGGGCAGGCCCGGCTGCCCAAGGGCACCAAGGTGCGGATGTCGGCCCAGCGGCGCAGGAAGGCCAGCGAGCGGGAGAAGCTGCGCATGAGGACGTTGGCGGACGCGCTGCACACGCTGCGCAATTACCTGCCCCCCATCTACAGCCAGCGCGGCCAGCCCCTCACCAAGATCCAGACCCTGAAGTACACCATCAAGTACATCGGCGAGCTCACCGAGCTCCTCAACAGCGTCAAGCGGGCGTAG